TTATCAGTTGTACGTTTTAACCGAAAACGGCCGTTTGTTGATCCATGGTTTCAATAAACTGAAAACTGCTGAACCTGAGATCGTCGAGGGACGGGAATTCAAAACCAAGATTCGTTATCACTACAATCGTTTGCCCCGTGTGTTTCAATATGCCTATCATTCTGATGTATGGGCTGAGGTAGCCTCACGCTGTGTGAGTTGCGGTGCCTGTAACTTGACCTGTCCCACTTGTTTCTGTTTTGATGTAAATGATGAAGTAACAATCACGGCTGAAGATGGCAAGCGCCAACGTAGTTGGGACAGCTGCATGTTAAGTACTTTTGCTGAAGTGGCCGGTGGTGAGAATTTCAGAGAGAATACCATAAATAGAACCCGGCATCGTCTCTACCGTAAGTTTAAATACATCACTGACGAAGAAGGTTTGCCCTGGTGTGTTGGCTGTGGACGTTGTACTGCCTTTTGTCCGGCAGGTATCTCGTTACCGGAGATCGTGAATGATCTTATTCACGAAGATGAGCAGGCTCAACTGCACCAACGAGTATCGGTTTAAGGGAGCGGAGGTCAATATGAAACGTTTTGAAGATGTCAAACTAGATGAAGCCCAAGATCTCTACTTTCCCACGATGTGTAAGGTGACCCAGGCAAAACAGATCACCGACATGGAGAAGTGGTATGAATTAGAAATGCCGGAAGGCCAGGATCTGGGGCACAGCCCCGGACAATTTGTGGAGGTCTCTGCCTTCGGTATTGGGGAAGCCCCTATTTCCATCTCAAGTGCCCCCCATAACAATGGGCGCTTTGAATTGTGTATCCGT
This region of Candidatus Neomarinimicrobiota bacterium genomic DNA includes:
- a CDS encoding 4Fe-4S dicluster domain-containing protein encodes the protein MECFSLLRTDVPALIDHLGAFGEVVAPHAKGDVSYSFETVGDSSLVVLDYNRTLLPLKKEFLPPVEKLVSFSLNDLTSTPVEIPIEPKVYFAIHSYEMQSILRLDHSMLSGNVESNYLKRRTKSRFVGISFTPDEFHFSESVGIAIEDMEGFDLFLNEVDGDYQLYVLTENGRLLIHGFNKLKTAEPEIVEGREFKTKIRYHYNRLPRVFQYAYHSDVWAEVASRCVSCGACNLTCPTCFCFDVNDEVTITAEDGKRQRSWDSCMLSTFAEVAGGENFRENTINRTRHRLYRKFKYITDEEGLPWCVGCGRCTAFCPAGISLPEIVNDLIHEDEQAQLHQRVSV